One window of the Camelina sativa cultivar DH55 chromosome 1, Cs, whole genome shotgun sequence genome contains the following:
- the LOC104705515 gene encoding uncharacterized protein LOC104705515, with translation MEVELGRPPTIPEVFLRTHTKKDGTFVDKKAQAVHEAYKKRREAKLAAQDNDESSDGTSRRSELSHEEDDELFLQSTYINDRGTYFGVGSLGSYIIGKRKYPGSSSTFTTLQQQLEDANRKIEEQAALQAERDAEASRVAAEALRVASEQQAEISRLVSFLKTNPNNVAFLESQTNDLNPADFQS, from the exons atg GAAGTAGAATTGGGAAGACCGCcaactattcctgaagtttttctcaggactcataccaaaaaagatggtacttttgtggataagaaagcgcaagcagttcatgaggcatataagaaaagaagggaagctAAGTTGGCTGCTCAGGATAATGATGAGTCTTCAGATGGTACTTCACGTCGATCAGAGCTATCTcatgaggaggatgatgagctctttcttcag TCTACTTACATAAATgatagaggaacatactttggagttggaagcctaggaAGTTACATCATCGGGAAGCGGAAGTACCCTGGAAGCTCTTCTACTTTCACAACCctgcaacaacagcttgaagaCGCTAATCGCAAGATAGAGGAACAAGCAGCTCTACAAGCAGAGCGTGACGCAGAGGCTTCACGGGTTGCAGCTGAGGCTTTGCGGGTTGCAtctgagcaacaagcagagatctCACGCTTGGTGAGCTTCCTCAAGACTAACCCAAACAATGTCGCCTTCCTTgagtctcaaaccaatgaccTAAACCCTGCTGATTTTCAAAGTTAG
- the LOC104783993 gene encoding pollen-specific leucine-rich repeat extensin-like protein 1, with the protein MTGRTMEKPLGCFLLLFFFIISVFFYSAAALTDEEASFLTRRQLLALSENGDLPDDMEYEVHLDLKFDNNRLKRAYIALQAWKKAIYSDPFNTAGNWVGPNVCSYKGVFCAPALDDPSVMVVAGIDLNHADIAGYLPPELGLLTDVALFHVNSNRFCGVIPKSFSKLTLMYEFDVSNNRFVGSFPTVALSWPSLKFLDIRYNDFEGKLPAEIFDKDLDAIFLNNNRFESTIPETIGKSTASVVTFAHNKFSGCIPKTIGQMKNLNEIVFIGNNLSGCFPNEIGSLNNVTVFDASSNGFVGSLPSTLSGLANVEQMDFSYNKLTGIVTDSICKLPKLSNFTFSYNFFNGEAQSCVPGSSQEKQFDDTSNCLQNRPKQKSAKECLPVVSRPVDCSKDKCAGGGGGGGGGGGGGSNPSPKPTPKTPEPEPKPTPKTPEPEPKPTPKTPEPKQEINPPKLEEPTKPKPEESPKPQQPSPKPETPSHEPSKPKQPKPETPKQESPKPEPPKHESPKPEQPKPKPESPKQESLKQEPPKPEESPEPEPPKSETPKPEESPKPEPPKTETPKMGSPPVEPPVTDDPYDASPIKKRRPQPPSTEETPSPQSPPVHSPPPPPVFSPPPPVHSPPPPVYSPPPPPVYSPPPPPPVHSPPPPVHSPPPPPVHSPPPPVHSPPPPVHSPPPPVHSPPPPVHSPPPPPPVFSPPPPAPIYSPPPPPPVHSPPPPVYSPPPPPVHSPPPPVHSPPPPVHSPPPPVHSPPSPSPIYSPPPPVFSPPPKPVTPLPPASSPTENAPTPSSETEEDSSPVQAPTPDSEDIGAPSESDYSPVFKSSPAPAPISEPNQSPAPISQPEVEAPEQSVATPSSSPPSSNPSPDVTAPPSEDNDGGDDNFILPPNIGFQYASPPPPMFPGY; encoded by the coding sequence ATGACCGGAAGAACAATGGAGAAGCCTTTAGGCtgcttccttctcctcttcttcttcatcatttccGTTTTCTTCTATTCCGCGGCGGCCCTCACCGATGAGGAAGCTTCGTTTCTCACAAGACGCCAACTTTTGGCATTATCAGAAAACGGAGATCTTCCCGACGACATGGAGTACGAAGTCCATTTAGACCTCAAGTTCGATAATAACCGGCTGAAAAGGGCTTACATTGCCCTCCAAGCTTGGAAAAAGGCAATATACTCCGATCCATTCAACACTGCGGGTAATTGGGTTGGTCCAAACGTGTGTTCTTACAAAGGAGTTTTCTGTGCACCAGCGCTCGATGACCCGAGCGTAATGGTTGTGGCGGGTATTGACCTTAACCATGCGGATATAGCTGGATACTTGCCGCCTGAGCTAGGTTTATTGACCGATGTCGCCTTGTTTCACGTTAATTCCAACAGGTTTTGCGGAGTTATTCCAAAAAGCTTTTCGAAACTAACGTTGATGTACGAGTTTGATGTCAGCAACAACCGTTTCGTTGGTTCGTTTCCAACGGTTGCTCTTTCTTGGCCGTCTTTGAAGTTCCTTGACATAAGATACAATGATTTTGAAGGGAAATTGCCGGCAGAGATCTTTGATAAAGATCTCGACGCTATCTTCTTGAACAACAATAGATTCGAGTCGACCATCCCAGAGACAATTGGTAAATCAACAGCTTCCGTCGTGACGTTCGCACACAATAAATTCAGCGGTTGCATCCCAAAAACCATTGGCCAGATGAAGAACCTCAACGAGATTGTGTTTATTGGGAACAACTTGAGTGGTTGTTTCCCTAACGAAATAGGTTCGTTGAACAATGTGACCGTGTTTGATGCTAGCAGCAATGGGTTCGTTGGAAGTTTACCATCGACCTTGTCGGGCTTAGCCAACGTGGAACAAATGGATTTCTCTTACAATAAGCTCACCGGAATTGTCACAGACAGTATCTGCAAGTTGCCCAAATTGTCGAACTTCacattttcttacaattttttcaaTGGAGAGGCTCAAAGTTGTGTGCCTGGGTCGAGCCAAGAGAAACAATTTGATGACACGAGCAATTGCTTACAGAacagaccaaaacaaaagtcGGCTAAAGAATGTTTGCCGGTGGTTAGTCGTCCTGTGGATTGCAGTAAGGACAAGTGTGCcggtggcggtggtggaggtggcggtggcggtggcggtggctCAAACCCATCACCAAAGCCAACACCAAAAACACCAGAGCCAGAGCCAAAACCAACACCAAAAACACCAGAGCCAGAGCCAAAGCCAACACCAAAAACACCAGAGCCTAAACAAGAAATTAACCCACCAAAATTAGAAGAGCCAACTAAGCCAAAACCAGAAGAATCTCCGAAACCACAACAGCCTAGTCCAAAGCCTGAGACACCATCACATGAGCCTTCTAAACCAAAGCAACCTAAGCCAGAGACACCAAAACAAGAATCTCCAAAACCGGAACCACCAAAACATGAATCACCAAAACCAGAGCAGCCAAAACCCAAGCCTGAGTCACCAAAACAAGAGTCACTTAAGCAAGAGCCACCAAAACCAGAAGAATCTCCTGAACCGGAACCTCCTAAATCGGAGACGCCAAAACCAGAGGAGTCACCTAAGCCTGAACCACCAAAGACAGAGACACCAAAAATGGGATCACCTCCAGTGGAACCACCGGTAACAGATGATCCTTACGATGCATCTCCTATTAAAAAACGTCGTCCTCAACCACCGTCTACTGAAGAGACGCCTTCGCCACAATCTCCGCCAGTACACTCTCCGCCACCGCCACCTGTATTTTCACCTCCTCCTCCAGTgcattctcctccaccaccagtttactcaccaccaccacctccagtatactctcctcctccacctccaccagTCCACTCACCGCCTCCGCCCGTCCATTCACCACCGCCACCACCGGTCCACTCTCCTCCTCCCCCAGTTCACTCTCCCCCTCCCCCAGTCCATTCTCCGCCACCACCAGTACACTCACCTCCTCCTCCGGTCCACTCTCCGCCGCCGCCACCTCCAGTTTTCTCTCCACCACCGCCTGCACCAATATactctcctcctccgccaccaccggTCCACTCACCGCCTCCGCCCGTTTATTCTCCCCCGCCACCACCAGTACACTCACCGCCACCTCCGGTTCACTCACCGCCTCCACCAGTACACTCACCGCCTCCTCCAGTTCACTCACCACCGTCACCATCACCTATTTACTCTCCTCCTCCCCCAGTTTTCTCACCACCACCAAAACCAGTGACGCCTCTACCGCCGGCATCATCGCCAACAGAAAACGCGCCAACACCTTCATCAGAAACGGAAGAAGACTCATCACCGGTTCAAGCTCCGACTCCAGACTCTGAGGACATCGGAGCACCGTCAGAATCAGATTATTCACCAGTGTTCAAGTCAAGTCCTGCTCCGGCGCCAATCTCCGAGCCAAATCAGTCCCCGGCTCCAATTTCACAACCAGAAGTTGAAGCACCAGAACAATCGGTCGCCACCCCTTCGTCATCACCACCGTCTTCAAATCCATCACCAGATGTAACTGCACCACCATCGGAAGACAACGACGGCGGCGATGATAATTTCATCCTCCCACCAAACATTGGATTCCAATACGCATCGCCACCACCGCCGATGTTCCCAGGCTactaa
- the LOC109130839 gene encoding uncharacterized protein LOC109130839 — protein sequence MVSQKLEICIELVKIAVVFVTTVAETVEEAFRKPQPSLPAVHDGRRNNYAAVPIPLVGFM from the coding sequence atGGTGTCTCAAAAGCTAGAGATTTGCATCGAATTGGTGAAAATTGCTGTTGTTTTCGTCACCACCGTGGCTGAAACAGTAGAAGAAGCTTTCCGTAAGCCTCAACCGTCGCTTCCAGCAGTTCACGATGGTCGTCGGAATAATTACGCCGCTGTTCCCATTCCTCTTGTTGGATTCATGTAA
- the LOC104705535 gene encoding transcription initiation factor TFIID subunit 1b-like, translating into MKKKAAARCGVLSGTEVDLRRLSMEEAQEVLLKFNIPDEIIVKQSRRHRIAMIRKLSSEQVASGGKFDPTTIGKYACGQRISFPQVQQQTRQKCQEIWDRQRLSLSACDDDENESENDANSDLDSFVGDLEILLDAEIGGEGDESNMSKNEKVDGVNDLKMRRWLSQVDTDDEIEDGSAENAELCRLLMQDENHKKKKKMKAVGEGMRIFPPPRPTVEPVIDKKSLATQPDASFLVVNESAVKDTTNVDKAILKTPRGKQVKEISNPIGKLKNLKILKVFKGEKTARASFVCGACGQHGHMKTNRHCPKYRENTESHLKSIDLKKSAGKPSSSHLSGEVWLKPIENKKTAPKSTTKLSVNEAAKIGDSTSKTWGLPAGGLIDKRCSETQGNSELAAVSHIDTGTKLTSRVSKLNISSKEKPKDLKVASDSPSQSLRPAFSRKRRESESHNSSVSEKLLPSTEPNQATLSRHTISVPQLSLSMDKDQAESCRHHRAIWPPTEREHQQKKLVIQRSKEITDHDIGSLRDTPQLESRTTKRMADFQRQQRLRLSENFLDWGRKEERIFRKEQDISMDRHKEGNVRIDYNDIIVSEEGSEIAEIRRYEEVLWSENEEGKRQKATKKNMLQREIIEDYPRRRLSERGQNISSLCVSDIERNGEEYVPQPKRRKKGEVGLANILESIVDTLRAKVNVSYLFLKPVSKKEAPNYLDIVERPMDLSTIRDKVRRMEYSDRKQFRRFWYGVLPENEKHLIHDPVGLANILESIVDTLRAKVNVSYLFLKPVSKKEAPNYLDIVERPMDLSTIRDKVRRMEYSDRKQFRRDVWQIKYNAHLYNDGRNLEIPPLADELLSKCDRLLDEYRHELTEAEEGIASSHSY; encoded by the exons ATGAAGAAAAAGGCAGCAGCCCGTTGCGGAGTCCTCTCTGGCACAGAAGTTGATCTTCGCAGATTAAGCATGGAAGAAGCTCAAGAG GTTCTTCTCAAGTTCAATATTCCTGATGAGATTATTGTCAAGCAATCTCGACGGCATCGTATTGCTATGATACGCAAGCTATCAAGTGAGCAGGTTGCATCTGGTGGTAAGTTTGACCCCACAACAATAGGTAAGTATGCCTGTGGCCAGAGAATATCTTTCCCACAAGTTCAACAGCAGACCCGACAAAAGTGTCAGGAGATTTGGGATAGGCAACGTCTGTCCCTTTCagcttgtgatgatgatgagaatgaaAGTGAAAATGACGCGAACAGTGACTTGGACTCGTTTGTTGGAGATCTGGAAATTCTACTTGATGCTGAGATTGGTGGGGAGGGGGATGAATCTAATATGTCTAAGAATGAAAAGGTGGATGGAGTGAACGACCTCAAGATGAGACGGTGGCTATCTCAAGTTGACACAGACGATGAAATTGAAGATGGATCTGCTGAAAATGCAGAGTTATGCCGATTGCTGATGCAAG ATGAGAaccataagaagaaaaagaagatgaaagctGTGGGAGAGGGAATGAGAATTTTTCCTCCTCCACGGCCCACTGTTGAACCTGTCATTGACAAGAAATCTCTTGCCACCCAACCTGATGCATCTTTCTTAGTCGTGAATGAGAGCGCCGTTAAAGACACCACAAAC GTTGATAAAGCTATTTTGAAGACCCCTAGAGGTAAACAGGTAAAAGAGATCAGCAACCCTATAGGCAAGCTGAAGAATCTCAAAATACTGAAG GTATTCAAGGGGGAAAAAACAGCAAGAGCGAGCTTCGTCTGTGGAGCATGTGGTCAG CATGGACACATGAAAACCAATAGACACTGCCCAAAGTACAGAGAAAATACAGAATCGCATCTGAAAAGTATAGATTTGAAGAAGTCTGCTGGAAAACCAAGTTCATCACATCTATCAGGCGAGGTCTGGCTGAAACCTATTGAGAACAAGAAGACTGCTCCAAAAAGTACAACAAAACTTTCTGTAAATGAAGCTGCGAAAATAGGTGATTCAACTTCCAAAACCTGGGGTCTCCCCGCTGGAGGGTTGATAGATAAACGCTGTTCAGAAACTCAAGGAAATTCTGAGCTAGCAGCTGTGTCTCATATAGACACTGGGACTAAGTTGACTTCTAGAGTCAGCAAACTCAATATATCTAGCAAGGAAAAACCTAAAGATTTAAAGGTTGCATCTGACAGTCCTTCCCAATCATTGAGGCCTGCATTTAGCAGAAAGAGAAGGGAGAGCGAGTCTCACAATTCTTCTGTTTCTGAAAAACTCTTACCTAGTACAGAGCCAAATCAGGCTACATTAAGTAGGCACACTATTTCAGTTCCACAGCTATCGTTAAGTATGGATAAAGATCAAGCTGAATCTTGTAGACATCATCGCGCTATATGGCCGCCAACAGAAAGAGAACATCAGCAGAAGAAACTTGTTATTCAACGTTCAAAAGAGATTACTGATCATGACATCGGTAGTCTTCGAGACACTCCACAGTTGGAGTCCAGGACAACAAAAAGAATGGCAGATTTTCAGAGGCAGCAGAGACTCAGATTGTCAGAGAACTTTCTAGACTGGGGACGTAAAGAGGAAAGAATATTCCGGAAAGAACAAGATATAAGTATGGATAGGCACAAGGAAGGAAATGTGAGAATAGATTACAATGATATCATTGTATCAGAAGAAGGCAGTGAGATAGCTGAGATCAGAAGATACGAAGAGGTATTATGGAGTGAGAACGAGGAAGGAAAACGACAAAAAGCcacgaaaaaaaatatgttgcaaCGTGAAATAATAGAAGATTACCCTCGTAGAAGATTGTCAGAAAGAGGTCAGAACATCAGTAGCCTGTGTGTCTCTGACATTGAAAGGAACGGGGAAGAGTATGTACCTCAaccaaaacgaagaaaaaaaggagag GTTGGCCTAGCAAACATCTTGGAAAGCATAGTAGACACACTGAGAGCCAAAGTAAACGTGTCATACCTCTTTTTGAAACCGGTTTCAAAAAAGGAGGCTCCCAACTATCTTGACATTGTGGAACGCCCAATGGATCTCTCGACAATCCGGGATAAGGTACGGAGGATGGAGTACAGTGACCGAAAGCAATTTAGAC GTTTTTGGTACGGTGTCTTGccagaaaatgaaaaacatctGATACATGATCCT GTTGGCCTAGCAAACATCTTGGAAAGCATAGTAGACACACTGAGAGCCAAAGTAAACGTGTCATACCTCTTCTTGAAACCGGTTTCAAAAAAGGAGGCTCCCAACTATCTTGACATTGTGGAACGCCCAATGGATCTCTCGACAATCCGGGATAAGGTACGGAGGATGGAGTACAGTGACCGAAAGCAATTTAGACGCGATGTCTGGCAGATAAAGTACAATGCTCATCTTTACAACGATGGGCGTAACCTGGAAATACCGCCGTTGGCAGATGAGTTGCTGTCGAAATGCGATCGTTTGTTGGATGAATATAGACATGAGTTAACAGAAGCAGAGGAAGGTATAGCTTCTAGTCACTCGTATTGA